AGGGCGGCAGAGcatcccgggggggtggggggggggggggtgtgcgtggggggggggggtgtcacgtcacatcccccccatctccccacggCCCCCAcgtcgccccccccccgccagtcTCCCCttaaccccccccagccccccaggaccccctcagCATCCCCTCACACCCCCCCGCCGAGCTcctcagcccccccccagccctcccaatCCCCCCCCAATCTCCCCCTAacgcccccagcagccccccagaaTCCCCCCAACTCCCCCCGAACTCCTcagccctcccccagccccccccaacctCACCCCGgacctcccagtgccccccagtgccccccagaacccccccaatctccccccacccccccagcaacCCCCCAGAATCCCCTCAGAGCCGCCCCCCCGAAATCCtcagccccccggcaccccccccccgaccgcctcccccggccctcccagtgccccccacaacccccccaaTGTCCCTCAAACCCCCCCCCAGAatctccccagcatcctcccagcggcccccccccggggccccccccgggtgcaggcagggtgcagccagcccagccccggcctcccacccctcccacccccccggtgcccccccccgcctcaatGGGCCCGTTGTGCGGCCCCACGCGTGGGCAACAAAGCCCGAGTTGTAGCAGccggggggggattggggggggggggggaggctgattcccccccccccgtcagGCCCGATGCGACGGCGACACAAAGCGGTGTCAccggcggccgccccctccctcctttgtgtgtccccccccctccccggggctgcggcggtTGCCGTTcccggccggggccgccgggggcgccctggcccccccccccccgccccccccccccccccccccccccgcttcccccccccctccgctgccggtgccggtgcggggCCGCGGAGCGCCGGGACCCGCCGGCGGAGCCCAGGTAGGGCCGGAGCCTTCGTTGTCGCGACATGTCGCGGCGGGGGATGGGGCACCTCCCGCCGCCCACACGGCCCCGacaccgcccccccaccccccccgagccggtttccccccccggcccccccccccgcatccccggACCCGCTCCCGCTGCACCCCCTCGCCCGCCCCCAGCCCTtagacccccccagcccccctcagcATCCCCcgacccccccaggcccccccagcccttagacaccccccccggcccctggaCACCCCCAGCATCCTCCGGACCCCCCCCATccgccccccagcatcccccgaCCCCCCCAAGGCCCCCCCAGCCCTTAGACTCCCGCAGccgccccccagcatcccccggccccccccagtcccccccagccCTTAGacaccccccccgaccccccccgcatcccctgggcctcctgccccccttcccccccctgcatccccccaaaCACCCCTCGGCCCCACAaaacccccccgaccccccccccgacccccattGCCTGATCCCCCCCCACTTTAATCCCCCCCCCGTCCTTGGACAAAGCCCCcgagggggatggggggagggggggggagtgtgtgggtgcccccccgccccccctccgacgctgtccccgtgtccccaggccGGTGCCGTGGGGGGCAGGGCCATGAGCGTGGGCTGagacccccggccccgcccccaccccgccggGACCCTCGCCCACCCCGAGGTGAGGGCGCTAGGGGCAccggggggcactggggggtgctgggggcgctggggggcgctggggggcgctgggaaggactgggaggcactgggggcactgggggcactggggggcactgggagcactggtttgAACTGGTGGATTGGGAGGCACTTGGGGGGGGCACTGGGTCGCGCTGGTTTGCGGGGGGGCGCTGGCTTGCCCCGGGAGGAGTTGGGGGCACTGGTTTGCACTGGTTTGCACTGGTTTGCACTGGGAGGAGCTGAGTCGtactgggcagtgctgggggcacTGGTTTGCACTGGTGTgcgctgggggcactgggaggagctgggggcaCTGGGTCGCACTGGTGCGCGCTGGTATGTACTGGTGTGCACGGGTGTGTACTGGGTTGCACTGGTgcgtactgggggcactgggtcGCACTGGTGTGCACTGGTgcgtactgggggcactgggggcactggcaCCACTGGTGTGTACTGGGTTGCGCTGGTGTGCACTGGTGTGCACTGGTGTGTGCttgggcactgggggcactggtgcGCACTGGGCTGCACTGGGTTGCACTGGTGTGTGCTGGGTTGCACTGGGTTACACTGGGTTGTACTGGTGTGTACTGGGTTGCACGGGTGtgcactgggttgcactgggttACACTGGGTTGTACTGGTGTGCACTGGTGTGCACTGGTTtgcactgggttgcactgggttGCACTGGTGTGTACTGGTGtgcactgggttgcactgggttGTACTGGTGTGTACTGGTGtgcactgggttgcactgggttgcactgggttGTACTGGTGTGTACTGGTGTGCACTGGTGTGCACTGGGTTGCACTGGCGTGTACTGGGTTGCACTGTGTTGCACTGGGTTACACTGGTGTGTACTGGTGtgcactgggttgcactgggttgcactgggttACACTGGGTTGCACTGGTGCGTATGGGTGTGTACTGGGTTGTACTGGTGTGCACTGGTGtgcactgggttgcactgggttgcactgggttacactgggttgcactggtgcatactgggttgcactgggttgcactgggttacactgggttgcactggtgcgtactgggttgcactgggttgcactgggttacactgggttgcactggtgcgtactgggttgcactgggttgcactgggttacactgggttgcactggtgcatactgggttgcactgggttgcactgggttgcactgggttacactgggttgcactggtgcatactgggttgcactgggttgcactgggttACACTGGGTTGTACTGGTGCATACTGGGTtgcactgggttgcactgggttGCACTGGTGCGTATGGGTGTGTACTGGGTTGCACTGGTGTGCACTGGTGTGTACTGGGTTGCACTGGGTTGCATTGGGTTGCACGGATGTGCACGGGTGTGCACGGGTGTGCACTGGGTTGCACGGGTGCGTACCGGTGCGTACTGGTGCGTACCGGTGTGTACTGGTGCGTACTGGTGCGTACTGGTGCGCGGTGCCCAGCCCAGGATGCGGGGGGCCCAgcgctcctgcctgctgctgctgctggcctcgGCCTCGCTGGCCGCGCTGCTGCTGCACCTCTGGGCCCCCAAGGGCCCCCCCAGCGTGGACCTGCGCCGGCCCCCCCCCGAGCGCCTGCTGcccccccccatggccccccccgCCCGCGCCTACCCCCACGTCCCCTTCCGCATCAAGGAGGAGGTCATGGAGTAAGGACCCGGGGGggcgcgcggggggggggggggggggctgggggcacccgtGGGTGGGGGCGCCTATGGGGTGGGGGTGGCCACAGATGGGACCCCCAGGGTGGGGGCTGGGGGTACCTATGggtgggggcacccatgggtgggggcaCCTATGCGGTGAGGGTGGCCATAGATGGGGACTGGGACCCCCAGGGTGGGGGCTGGGGTACCTATGGGTGGGGGCACCTATGGGGTGGGGTTGCCCATGGGTGGGGGTGGGACCCCCGCGAGAGGActgggggcacccatgggtgggggcTGGGGGTACCTATGggtgggggcacccatgggtgggggcGCCTATGGGGTGGGGGTGCCCATAGGTGGGGACTGGAACGCCCAGGGTGGGACTGGGGGTACCTATGGctgggggcacccatgggtgggggcacctatggggtggggggtgcccaTAGGTGGGGGCTGGAACCCTCagggtggggctgggggtggccatgGGTGCGGGGTGGGAcccccggggggggctggggtacCTATGGCTGGGGGCACCTATGGGGTGGGGGCGGCCATAGGTGGGGACTGGGACCCCCGAGGGAGGActgggggcacccatgggtgggggcaCCTGTGGGGCGGGGGGTACCTATGGGCGGAGGGTACCTATGGGTGGGGGTGCCTAAGGGCTGGGGGTGCCTATGGGGTGGGGGGCACCTATGGGGTGGGGTTGTTCATAGGTGGGGGCTGGGAATCCCGGGActgggggcacccatgggtggggggtACCTATGGGCTGGATGTACCTATGGGGTGGGGGCACCTATGGGGTGGACTGGGGGGTCCTCACGGTAGGTGCCCCCATGGGGTGGAGGCACCCGTGGGTGGGCGTACCCAAGGGTGGGGGGCGGCTGGGGCACCCATGGGGATGGGGgcaccctggggaggggggtgatggggcgatgctgggtggccctgggtggtCCTGGGTGGCCCCGGGTGGTCCTGGGTGGGtgttggggtgatgctggggtggCCCTGGTGGTACTGGGTGGTACTGGGAGGTGccagggtgggtgctggggtgacgCTGGGTGGTCGGGGTGACGCTGGGTGGTCCTGGGTGGTACTGGGGTCGTCCTGGGTGGATGCTGGGGGTGATGTTGGGTGacgctggggtgatgctgggtggccctgggtggcccCGGGTGGCCTTGGGTGGTCCTGGGTGGATGCCTGGGTGATgctgggtggccctgggtgggtgctggggtgatgctgggtggtctgggtggccctgggtggcccCGGGTGGCCCTGGGTGTCCCTGGTGGTATGGGAGGTgcccaggtgggtgctggggtgatgctgggtggCCCCGGGTGGCCTTGGGTGGCCTTGGGTGGTCCCTGGTGGTATCGGAGTTGccagggtgggtgctggggtgatCCTGGGTGGCCCCGGGTGGCCTTGGGTGGTCCTGGGTGGTCCTGGGTGGCCCCGGGTGGCCCCCGGGTGGCCCGGGGTGGTCCCTGGTGGTATTGGGATGTgcccaggtgggtgctggggtgacgCTGGGTGGACCCGGGTGGTCCCGGGTGGTCCTGGGAGGCGCCAGGGTGGGTgttggggtggccctgggtgggtgctggggtgatgctgggtggCCCCGGGTGGCCCTGGGTGGTCCGGGGCAGATGCCGGGTGATGCCGGGCGATGCCGGGTGATGCCGGGGTGACGCTGGGCGGTGCTGGGCGGGTGCCCCCCGGCCCGCGGTGACCCGGGGGGGGGTCCAGGCTGCTGCCCAGGAACGGGTGCTCCTGCGAGGCCGAGGCGGGGCTGGCGCTGCCCCTCCAGCGGCAGCTCTTCGGGCAGGGCCCCGGCGTCGACTTCGCCAGCACCTTCGGCCCCGGCGAGAGGCTGCGGCTGCAGCGCCAGCGGGAGCGCGAGTACCACAGCTACCGCCTGCGGTGAGCCCCGCACCGCACCGGGACTCcggggggcaggatgggaccccctGGGGTCAGCGTGGGGCATGGTGGGACCCCCAAGGAGCAGGACGGGACCCCCAAGGAGCAGGATGGGACCCCGAAGACACAGTGAGGGTCAGGATGGGACCCCCAAGGAGCAGGACAGGACCCCCAAGGAGCAGGATGAGACCCCCAGGGCTCAGCATTGGGCAGAATGGGACCCCcagggagcaggatgggaccccCTGGGGTCAGTGTGGGGCATGGTGGGACCCCCAAGGAGCAGGATGGGACCCCCAAGGAGCAGGATGAGACCCCAGGGATCAGCGTTGGGCAGGGTGGGACCCCAAGGAGCAGGATGAGACCCCCAGGGCTCAGCATTGGGCAGAATGGGACCCCcagggagcaggatgggaccccCTGGGGTCAGTGTGGGGCATGGTGGGACCCCCAAGGAGCAGGATGGGACCCCCAAGGAGCAGGATGAGACCCCCAGGGATCAGCATTGGGCAGGGTGGGACCCCCAAGAAGCAGGATGGGACCCCcagggagcaggatgggacccccaggggtcagtgtggggcaggatgggaccccaAGGAGCAGCATTGGGCAGAATGGGACCCCcagggagcaggatgggaccccTGGGGTCAGTGTGGGCATGGTGGGACCCCCAGGGAGCAGGATGGACCCCCAAGGAGCAGGATGAGACCCCCAGGGATCAGCATTGGGCAGGGTGGGACCCCCAAGAAGCAGGATGGGACCCCcagggagcaggatgggaccccCTGGGGTCAGTGTGGGGCATGGTGGACCCCAAGGAGCAGGACAGGACCCCCAGGGGTCagtgtggggcagggtgggacCCCCAAGGAGCAGGATGAGACCCCCAGGGGTCagtgtggggcagggtgggacCCCCAAGAGCAGGATGAGACCCCCCAGGGGTCagtgtggggcagggtgggacCCCCAAGGAGCAGGATGAGACCCCCAGGGGTCagtgtggggcagggtgggacCCCCAGGGAGCAGGACGGGACCCCCTGGGATCAGTGTGGGGCAGGATGAGACCCCCAGGATCAGTATGGGGCATGGGGGGGGCCCCCTGGGCTCAGCACTGGTCAGGATGAGACCCCCCTGGGATCGGTGTGGGGCAAGATGGGACCCCCCAGGATCAGCGGGGGATCCCCAAGGAGCAGGATGGGACCCTTTGGGATCGGTGTgggcgcccccccccaccccgggctcagcacggggcaggatgggggccccccccgccccggggctcggcgtggggcagggcggggggggtccccggctgagcaccccccccccgcagggtGCAGTCCCCGGCCGAGCGGCTGCTCATCGTCCGCGCCAACTCCCCCCTGGAGTACCCGGCCCAGGGCGTGGAGGTGCGGCCGCTGCAGACCGTGCTGGTGCCCGGTgagggggggcacgggggggggcacgggggggcacgggggggaagaagggtgggggggcagaggggcatggggggggcaggggggcattgggggggcacggggtgggcagggggggaagaagggtggggggcacaggagcactgggggggCACCGGAGtattgggggggcaggggggtattgggggggtacggggggggcagggggggaagaagggtggggggcagaggggcatggggggggcaggggggcattgggggggcacggggtgggcagggggggaagaagggtggggggcacaggagcactgggggggCACCGGAGTATTGGGGGGCACGGGGGCATTGGGTGGTgcagggggggcagggggggaagaagggtggggggcagaggggcatggggggggcaggggggtattgggggggcacggggtgggcagggggggaagaagggtgggggcacaggagcactgggggggCACCGGAGtattgggggggcaggggggtatTGGGGGGGTACGGGGGCATTGGGGTGgtgcggggggcagggggggaagaagggtgggggcagaggggcatAGCGGGGGCACGGGGGTATtgggggggcacggggtgggcagggggggaagaagggtggggggcacaggagcactgggggggCACCGGAGTattgggggggcacgggggcatTGGGGGTggtgcgggggggggcagggggggaagaagggtggggggcagaggggcatggggggggcacgggggtattgggggggcacggggtgggcagggggggaagaagggtggGGGCACAGGAGCACTGGGGGGCACCGGAGtattgggggggcaggggggtatTGGGGGGGTACGGGGGCATTGGGGTGgtgcgggggggcagggggggaagaagggtggggggcagaggggcataGCGGGGGCACGGGGGTATtgggggggcacggggtgggcagggggggaagaagggtggGGAGcacaggagcactggggggggcaggggggtattgggggggcatgggggggcacagggcaggggggcagcaagggtggggggggcagaggggcattgggggggcacaggggaagggggacacaggggcactggggggggcacgggggagCAGGGGCACGGGGGGAACAAGGTGGGGGGcacaggagcactgggggggCACAGGAGCATTGGGGTGGTAcagggggggcacgggggggtcaAGAGGGGAACAAGGGTGGGGGGCACAGGAGCatgggggggggcagcggggcattgggggggcagagggctgggggggcacaggggtatcgggggggcacgggggggggcaagggggggaaTAAGtgtggggggggcagaggggcattGGGGGGGCACAAGGTCAAGGGGGGGGGAGCACATACTGGGGGGCGTCGGGGGGGGCCGTGGCGAGaccttggggcggggggggggggcggggggggggggaggccagTGGGTGGGCGCCCCCCGCTCACCACCCCGTGTCCGCGGCCCCCAGGGCTCAGCCTGCAGGCCAGGGGCAGGAAAAGCTACCAGGTGAGGGCGGGGCGTGGCAGGGGCGTGGTCCTGTGTGGGCGGGGCGCGGGGTGGGgtgtggggcggggcgggggacgTGGGTGGGGTGTGGGCAGGGTGCGGTCCTGCCTCATCAGGGCGTGGTCAGCGCGTGGGTGGGGCGTGGCGGGGCGTGGTCCTCCATGGGCGGGGCGTGGTCCTTCATGGGCAGGGCGTGGCAGGGCGTGGTCCTTTGTGGGTGGGGCGTGGTGGGGCGTGGTCCTGCATGGGTGGGGCGTGGTCCTGCATGGGCGGGGCGTGGTCCTTCATGGGCAGGGCGTGGCAGGGCGTGGTCCTTTGTGGGTGGGGCGTGGTGGGGCGTGGTCCTGCATGGGTGGGGCGTGGTCCTGCATGGGCGGGGCGTGGTCCTGCATGGGTGGGGCGTGGTCCTGCATGGGCGGGGCGTGGTCCTGCATGGGTGGGGCGTGGTCCTCCATGGGCGGGGCGTGGTCCTGCATGGGTGGGGCGTGGTCTTTCATGGGCGTGGCGTGGCAGGGCGTGGTCCTCCATGGGCGGGGCGTGGTCCTGCATGGGTGGGGCGTGGTCCTTCATGGGCGTGGCGTGGCAGGGCGTGGTCCTGCTTGGGCGGGGCGTGGTCAGGCACGGTCAGGGTGTGGTCCTGTGGGCGGGGTGTGGACGGGGTGTGGTCAGGGCGTGGTCCTGCTTAGGCAGGGTGTGGGTGGGGCGTGGTCAGGGCGTGGTGAGGCGTGGCCCCGCCCGGGTGCAGCAGCCCTGCCGGGTGCCGGGCGGGGCCCTGGCGTGTTCCAGGCGtggtcacccccccccccggggctctgtgtgtcgtccccccccccgcaggtgAACCTGACGGCCACCATGGGGACGCTGGCGGTGGCCGCCGTGGTGGAGGGCGTGGAGCTGCGGGGGGAGGGGCAGCCCCGCCTCTCGCTGGCCGCCGCCCGCCTGGACCACCTCAACCGCCAGCTCCAGTTCGTCACCTACACCAACACCCTCTTCCACCCCGACACCGCCGACATCGGTGGGTGCCGCGGGGGGGGGACCTGCACGGGTGCTGGCCCCACGGGTGGTCCCTGGGTGGGTGCTGGTCCCACAGGGGCCACAGGTGGTCCCTGGATGGGTGCTGGCCCCATAGGTGGGACCTAGATGGGTGCTGGCCCTATGGGTGCCATGGGTGGTTCTTGGATGGCTGCTGGCCCCATGAGTGCCATGGGTGGTCCCTGGGTGCGTGCTGGCCCTATGGTGCCATGGGTGGTCCCTGGATGGGTGCTGGTCCCATGGATGCCACTGGTGGTCCTGGGGTGGCTACTGGTCCCATGGATGCCACGGGTGGTCCTGGGATGGCTACTGGCCCCATGGGTGCCATGGGTGGTCCCTGGGTGCGTGCTGGCCCTATGGTGCCATGGGTGGTCCCTGAATGGGTGCTGGTCCCATGGATGCCACTGGTGGTCCTGGGATGGCTACTGGTCCCATGGATGCCACGGGTGGTCCTGGGATGGCTACTGGCCCCATGGGTGCCATGGGTGGTCCTGGATGGCTACTGGCCCTATGGGTGCCATGGGTGGTTCTTGGATGGGTGCTGTCCCCATGGGTGGTCCCTGGATGGGTCCTGGCCCTGGAGGACCACAGGTGGTCcctgggtggctgctggcccCATGGGTGGTCCCTGGGTGGGTGCTGGCCCTATGGGTGCCATGGGTGGTCCCTGGATGGGAGCTGGCCTCATGGGTGGGACCTTGATGGGTGCTGGTCCCATGGATGCCACGGGTGGTCCTGGGATGGTTACTGGCCCTATGGGTGCCATGGGTGGTCCCCGGATGGCTACTGGCCCTACGGGTGCCGCAGAGGGTCCCTGCCCCCTGGGGCTGCCGCGGTGGCTGGCTCGGGCCCAGTGACGTCCCCATGGTGGGTGCCCCCGAGGgtgcgggacccccccgggggtgggtggggacccccccggacccccccgcGCCCCCTTGGCCTCCAGTGCAGTTCTCCACCCCCGGGCACGAGGCCGCCTTCGCCATCCGCATCcgccaccccgccccccccccgcctctacGGCCACGGGCCCCCCGCGACGACGGGGACgacggggacagcggggacagagGTGAGCCCCGGGGACACACCTCCCAGCCCAGAACCAGCCCTCCCAGTGCGGGGtgtcccagtccccccagtgagtgccccagtccccccagtccccTCAGGGGGtgccccagtccccccagtgtGTGCCCAGTTGTCCCCCCAGTACCCCAGTGGCTGCCCCAGTCCCCCAGTGTGGGTGTCCCAGTCCCCTCAGTGGGtgccccagtccccccagtgggtgcccagtccccccagtccccccagtgtgggtgtcccagtccccccagtgtGAGTGCCCCAatccccccagtccccccagtggGTGCCCAGTCGTCCCAGTCCCCTCAGTGGCTGCCCCAGTCCCCTGTGTGGGtgtcccagttccccccagtggGTGCCCAGTtgtcccagtccccccagtgcgGGGTGTCCCAGTCCCCTCAGTGGGTGCcagtccccccagtccccccagtgtGGGTGTCCCAGTCCCCTCAGTGGGtgtcccagtccccccagtgggtgcccagtccccccagtcccccaGTGTGGTTGTCCAGTCCCCCCAGTCCCCTCAGTGGGTGCCCAGTCCCCCCAGTGGGTGGTGGGTGCCCAGCCCCCCCAGTGTGGGtgtcccagtccccccagtggtgtcccagtccccccagtgtGAGtgccccagtccccccagtcccccccgtGGGTGCCCAGCCCCCCCAGTGTGGGtgccccagtccccccagtgggtgtcccagtgcccccagtagaTGCCCACTCCCCCGCcgatgtccccccccccagcgtACAACGTCTCGGCGCTGGTGACGGTGGCCACCAAGACGTTCCTGCGGTACGAGAAGCTGCGGGGGCTCATCGCCAGCATCCGCCGGTTCTACCCCACCCTCCCCC
Above is a window of Rissa tridactyla isolate bRisTri1 unplaced genomic scaffold, bRisTri1.patW.cur.20221130 scaffold_712, whole genome shotgun sequence DNA encoding:
- the B4GALNT1 gene encoding beta-1,4 N-acetylgalactosaminyltransferase 1; its protein translation is MRGAQRSCLLLLLASASLAALLLHLWAPKGPPSVDLRRPPPERLLPPPMAPPARAYPHVPFRIKEEVMELLPRNGCSCEAEAGLALPLQRQLFGQGPGVDFASTFGPGERLRLQRQREREYHSYRLRVQSPAERLLIVRANSPLEYPAQGVEVRPLQTVLVPGLSLQARGRKSYQVNLTATMGTLAVAAVVEGVELRGEGQPRLSLAAARLDHLNRQLQFVTYTNTLFHPDTADIVQFSTPGHEAAFAIRIRHPAPPPPLRPRAPRDDGDDGDSGDRAYNVSALVTVATKTFLRYEKLRGLIASIRRFYPT